The following coding sequences are from one Paenibacillus sp. FSL R5-0912 window:
- a CDS encoding proline--tRNA ligase yields MRQTNLFVTTLREAPAEAETMSHQLLLRAGYIRQLAAGVYTYMPLGRRVLRKIENIVREEMDASGAQELLMPSLQPAELWKESDRYDVYGKELMKLQDRHEREFVLGPTHEEVVTALVRDEINSYRRLPLTVYQIQTKFRDERRPRSGLLRGREFLMKDAYSFDTGWEGLDLNYEQMYNAYGRIFNRCGLTYRAVQANAGAIGGKGQNHEFMALSEIGEDTVAVCSICDYAANLEQAEVRGVAAFEERDYSGIPVPVKFHTPNQKTIQQLEQESRIKPQEIIKTLIYTDGGKTFAVLVRGDHEVNELKVQKYLGCGEIALAEYDSVQAVAGVESGFVGPVGLSLTILVDAAVAGMTEAVTGAGDKDYHLSGVVPGRDFTLTHVGDFRNAASGDLCPECGEEKLVFHQGIEVGHVFKLGTVYSEKLGATFLDTAGRSQPMVMGCYGIGISRLLSSVAEQNHDDQGLNWPAAIAPYTVHILLMSVKDKGQREVAEALYAQLTAIGIETLLDDRDERAGVKFKDSGLIGIPVALVVGKGAAEQKVEYMDRRAGTKEVIDISEAVARVSGI; encoded by the coding sequence ATGCGCCAAACCAATCTATTCGTCACAACTCTCCGCGAAGCCCCTGCTGAAGCAGAAACGATGAGCCATCAGTTGCTGCTGCGTGCCGGATATATCCGCCAGCTGGCGGCAGGAGTATATACATATATGCCGCTGGGGCGGAGGGTACTCCGCAAGATTGAGAACATAGTCAGGGAAGAGATGGATGCATCCGGAGCACAGGAGCTGCTCATGCCCTCTCTGCAGCCCGCAGAGCTCTGGAAAGAATCTGACCGATATGACGTGTACGGTAAGGAGCTTATGAAGCTGCAGGACCGTCATGAACGGGAATTTGTGCTGGGACCTACCCATGAAGAGGTAGTGACAGCACTTGTAAGGGATGAAATTAACTCCTACCGGCGCCTTCCCCTCACGGTGTATCAGATTCAGACGAAGTTCCGCGATGAACGCCGTCCGCGTTCGGGGCTGCTGCGGGGCAGGGAGTTCCTTATGAAGGATGCTTACTCTTTTGACACAGGCTGGGAAGGTCTCGATTTGAACTATGAGCAGATGTACAATGCCTACGGGCGGATATTTAACCGCTGCGGTCTGACCTACCGGGCAGTGCAGGCCAATGCCGGAGCTATCGGCGGAAAAGGCCAGAATCACGAATTTATGGCTCTGTCAGAGATTGGAGAGGATACGGTTGCGGTCTGCTCCATCTGCGATTATGCCGCAAATCTGGAGCAGGCTGAAGTACGCGGTGTAGCCGCATTCGAGGAGCGGGATTACAGCGGCATTCCTGTTCCTGTAAAGTTCCACACGCCTAATCAGAAGACGATCCAGCAGCTGGAGCAGGAGAGCCGGATTAAACCGCAGGAGATTATCAAGACGTTAATCTACACAGACGGCGGTAAGACCTTTGCTGTATTAGTCCGAGGAGATCATGAGGTTAACGAGCTCAAAGTGCAGAAATATCTGGGCTGCGGTGAAATCGCATTGGCTGAGTATGATAGTGTGCAGGCGGTAGCCGGAGTTGAAAGCGGCTTTGTCGGTCCGGTAGGATTGTCTTTGACCATCCTGGTTGACGCAGCCGTTGCCGGCATGACAGAGGCGGTCACAGGTGCCGGGGACAAAGATTACCATCTGAGTGGCGTAGTGCCTGGCCGAGATTTCACGCTTACGCATGTAGGGGATTTCCGCAACGCTGCTTCAGGTGATCTCTGTCCGGAGTGTGGCGAAGAGAAGCTGGTTTTTCATCAGGGGATTGAGGTAGGGCATGTCTTCAAGCTCGGCACAGTCTATAGCGAGAAGCTGGGTGCGACCTTCTTAGATACGGCCGGGCGGAGTCAGCCTATGGTGATGGGGTGCTATGGTATTGGCATTTCGCGGCTCCTGTCGTCTGTAGCCGAGCAGAATCATGATGATCAGGGGCTGAACTGGCCGGCGGCCATAGCTCCTTATACGGTTCACATTCTGCTGATGTCCGTGAAGGATAAGGGGCAGCGTGAGGTTGCTGAAGCATTGTACGCACAGCTCACCGCCATCGGCATTGAGACGCTGCTGGATGACCGGGATGAGCGGGCCGGGGTCAAGTTCAAGGATTCCGGGCTGATCGGCATTCCGGTTGCGCTGGTTGTCGGCAAGGGTGCAGCAGAGCAGAAGGTCGAATATATGGACCGCAGAGCCGGGACCAAAGAAGTGATTGATATCAGTGAGGCCGTGGCGCGGGTGAGCGGGATCTAA
- a CDS encoding methyl-accepting chemotaxis protein — MSKSVNRSKRKSKSGSLQRKMMILFSIMLVIPILLVSTFSYFSANKQLEIKMQDSTHSSVDLVASTINEYVSAAMRNVDLLSQQINSSDIDANSPETRTLIELFMKAHPELEILTVGNDQGAWMKAPDPGKQEYDPRTRDWYKATLLNPGKITIIDPFVSATTGNYTLFISETLKDGQGAITTSLNLKALSEKINKTTPGETGYFYIVDRNHKFVSHPIKAAGDDVADYVVEMLVNESGDLNYTNPDSGMDMRGYYTTDANTGFKIVGILPTQEFSDATQPIINTGAIVLAVSLIVSMTLLFLIIRSITNPIRSLNRSAQRVSEGYLNEQIHINRSDEIGQLAENYNLMVGSLRGIVSDISDTSAQLASSSQQLTATTEENSKATAYVTGLVQESSEGAETQTSAMAETSRAMEEMSSGIQKIAEAAATIVDSSANTEADVLSGSLKIEQVSRQMDAIRTSTHHSSELIGQLNGLNTEVSAMSSAITAIAVQTNLLSLNAGIEAARAGEHGRGFAVVATEVRKLADQSKNTAGDIQDTLLQMTRLIDQTYEAIRHTVAADVDLGIQVTAEAKEAFISIEHSTTKINSQLHDISAITEQMSAGAQEVAASVHEISGISRSTSDAFQSVTAATEQQLASMEEISSSSTELSKMAAALQLKIERFKLED; from the coding sequence ATGTCCAAATCCGTCAACCGTTCTAAGCGAAAATCCAAATCAGGTTCACTGCAGAGAAAAATGATGATTCTATTCAGTATTATGCTGGTGATCCCCATCCTGCTCGTAAGTACTTTCTCGTATTTCAGTGCAAATAAGCAACTGGAGATCAAAATGCAGGATTCCACGCATTCCAGTGTGGATCTTGTCGCAAGTACAATTAACGAATATGTTTCAGCCGCAATGCGAAATGTAGATCTGCTAAGCCAGCAGATTAATTCTTCCGATATTGATGCTAATTCGCCGGAAACACGTACGCTGATTGAATTGTTCATGAAGGCGCATCCCGAGCTGGAGATCCTAACGGTGGGCAATGATCAGGGTGCGTGGATGAAAGCTCCCGATCCCGGGAAGCAGGAATATGATCCGCGTACCAGAGACTGGTATAAGGCAACCCTGTTGAATCCCGGTAAAATCACGATCATCGATCCTTTTGTCTCAGCAACAACCGGCAACTATACGCTCTTTATCTCGGAAACGCTGAAGGATGGCCAGGGTGCGATTACAACCAGCCTCAACCTGAAAGCCTTAAGTGAGAAAATCAACAAGACCACACCAGGGGAAACAGGCTATTTTTATATTGTTGACCGGAATCATAAGTTCGTCTCTCATCCCATAAAAGCTGCAGGTGATGATGTAGCAGACTATGTCGTGGAGATGCTGGTTAATGAGAGTGGAGATCTGAACTATACGAATCCGGATTCAGGCATGGATATGCGGGGTTACTATACAACCGATGCGAATACCGGATTCAAGATTGTCGGCATTCTTCCGACCCAGGAATTCTCTGATGCGACGCAGCCTATTATTAATACAGGAGCAATTGTACTGGCCGTGTCTCTGATTGTCAGCATGACCTTATTGTTCCTGATTATCCGTTCCATCACGAATCCGATCCGCAGTCTGAACCGTTCTGCGCAGCGGGTGAGCGAAGGGTACCTGAATGAACAGATTCACATTAACCGGTCGGACGAAATCGGACAGCTGGCGGAGAATTATAATCTGATGGTAGGTTCTCTGCGTGGTATCGTTTCTGATATTTCAGACACTTCGGCACAGCTTGCCTCTTCAAGCCAGCAGCTTACAGCCACGACTGAGGAGAACTCCAAAGCCACTGCTTATGTGACCGGACTCGTGCAGGAATCTTCAGAAGGTGCTGAAACGCAGACTTCAGCGATGGCTGAGACCTCGCGTGCGATGGAGGAAATGTCTTCAGGTATCCAAAAAATCGCTGAAGCTGCAGCCACCATTGTAGACTCTTCGGCCAATACAGAAGCTGACGTGCTTAGCGGCAGCCTCAAGATCGAACAGGTCAGCCGGCAAATGGATGCCATCCGTACCTCCACCCACCATTCTTCGGAGCTGATTGGCCAATTAAACGGCCTGAACACCGAAGTCTCGGCTATGAGCAGCGCGATTACAGCCATTGCCGTGCAGACTAACCTGTTGTCACTGAACGCCGGAATCGAAGCCGCCCGGGCCGGAGAACATGGCAGAGGATTCGCTGTAGTCGCCACTGAGGTACGGAAGCTGGCGGATCAATCGAAGAATACAGCCGGAGATATCCAGGACACCCTGCTGCAGATGACCCGGCTTATTGACCAGACCTATGAAGCCATCCGGCATACGGTTGCAGCAGATGTAGATTTGGGCATTCAGGTTACAGCTGAAGCTAAGGAAGCGTTTATCAGTATTGAGCACTCCACGACCAAAATCAACAGCCAGCTGCATGACATCTCGGCCATTACCGAGCAAATGTCTGCCGGTGCGCAGGAGGTTGCTGCTTCTGTTCATGAAATTTCCGGCATCTCGCGTTCAACTTCAGATGCGTTCCAGAGCGTAACTGCGGCTACCGAGCAGCAGTTGGCCTCAATGGAAGAAATTTCCTCCTCCTCCACAGAGCTGTCCAAGATGGCCGCAGCACTGCAGCTTAAGATCGAACGCTTCAAGCTGGAGGACTAG
- a CDS encoding glutamate synthase subunit beta encodes MSTPTGFMEYKRQLPGDRDPEQRIKDWEEFHEHLTEDELRTQGARCMDCGTPYCHTGIDMSGGTSGCPVHNLIPEWNNLVYRGLWKEALERLHKTNNFPEFTGSICPAPCEGSCTVGLIGQPVTIKTIELAIVDKGFEEGWVVPNPPEKRTGKRVAIVGSGPAGLAAAAQLNKAGHTVTVFERSDRIGGLLMYGIPTMKLDKRVVQRRVDLLAAEGIQFVVNTEIGKDIPAQQLVDEYDAVVLCGGATKARRFNVEGNELNGVMYAMDYLNGTIKSYLNSNLEDGNYVSAAGKDVIVLGGGDTGSDCVATSLRHGCSSITQFGTHDKAPLERDPIANPWPQFPNVYTLDYAQQEAKAVFGEDPREFSIMTTKFVGDEEGNLKELHTVQIRRMVDETGRKIYQPVPGTEAVYPAQLALIAIGFDGPEQDIIEELKLDTDRRSNVKARYGKFNTNVDKVFSAGDMRRGQSLVVWAINEGREAAREVDRYLMGSTVLV; translated from the coding sequence ATGTCTACACCTACTGGATTTATGGAGTATAAGCGCCAGCTCCCAGGGGACCGGGATCCCGAGCAGCGCATCAAGGATTGGGAAGAGTTCCATGAGCATCTGACCGAGGACGAGCTTCGGACTCAGGGTGCACGCTGTATGGATTGTGGAACACCTTATTGCCATACCGGCATAGATATGAGCGGCGGTACCTCGGGCTGTCCGGTGCATAATCTTATTCCGGAATGGAATAATCTGGTCTACCGGGGATTGTGGAAGGAAGCGCTGGAACGCCTGCACAAGACGAATAATTTCCCGGAATTTACGGGCAGCATCTGTCCTGCACCCTGTGAGGGTTCGTGTACCGTCGGCCTGATTGGCCAGCCTGTCACCATTAAGACCATTGAGCTGGCAATTGTGGACAAAGGCTTTGAAGAGGGTTGGGTGGTACCGAACCCTCCGGAGAAACGCACAGGCAAACGTGTTGCCATTGTCGGTTCCGGACCGGCAGGTCTGGCGGCGGCAGCTCAGCTGAACAAAGCGGGCCATACTGTGACGGTCTTTGAACGCAGTGACCGCATCGGCGGCCTCCTGATGTATGGTATCCCTACCATGAAGCTGGACAAACGTGTCGTGCAGCGCCGTGTGGATCTGCTGGCAGCAGAAGGCATCCAGTTCGTAGTGAATACTGAAATCGGCAAGGATATTCCGGCACAGCAGCTGGTGGATGAATATGATGCCGTTGTACTCTGCGGCGGAGCGACCAAAGCCAGACGCTTCAATGTAGAAGGCAATGAACTGAATGGCGTAATGTACGCTATGGATTACCTTAACGGTACGATTAAGAGCTATCTGAATTCCAATCTGGAGGATGGCAACTATGTATCGGCTGCCGGCAAGGATGTTATCGTACTTGGCGGCGGGGACACGGGTTCCGACTGCGTGGCTACCTCATTGCGTCACGGCTGCAGCAGCATTACACAGTTCGGTACGCATGACAAGGCGCCGCTGGAGCGCGATCCGATTGCTAACCCATGGCCGCAATTCCCAAATGTCTATACGCTGGATTATGCCCAGCAGGAAGCCAAGGCGGTTTTCGGAGAAGATCCGCGTGAATTCTCCATCATGACTACGAAATTTGTAGGCGATGAAGAAGGCAACCTCAAGGAGCTGCACACCGTGCAAATCCGCCGTATGGTGGATGAGACCGGACGGAAGATTTACCAGCCGGTTCCGGGAACTGAGGCTGTCTATCCCGCTCAGCTTGCGCTGATCGCGATCGGCTTCGACGGACCGGAGCAGGATATTATTGAGGAGCTCAAGCTGGATACGGACCGCCGCAGTAATGTAAAGGCCCGTTACGGTAAATTCAACACCAATGTGGATAAAGTATTCTCAGCCGGAGATATGCGCCGTGGTCAGAGTCTGGTGGTCTGGGCGATCAACGAAGGCCGTGAAGCGGCACGTGAAGTGGATAGATATCTGATGGGTTCGACTGTACTCGTCTAG
- a CDS encoding dihydrofolate reductase, with protein sequence MSITMIWAMASNGVIGKNNDMPWHLPLDFAYFKAETLGKRMLMGRKTWDSLGGKPLKGRTSLILTRDHSFAPEGAEVVHSLEEALAEGLKEDELMVIGGAEIYSLMLPHADKLLVTRIYADIAGDTKFPEVNWSQWSEISSTQGIRNEQNPYDYRFFVYERRE encoded by the coding sequence ATGAGTATCACCATGATTTGGGCGATGGCTTCGAATGGTGTGATTGGTAAGAATAACGATATGCCCTGGCATTTGCCGCTGGATTTCGCTTATTTCAAAGCAGAGACACTCGGCAAAAGAATGCTGATGGGCCGTAAAACATGGGACTCTCTCGGCGGGAAGCCGCTTAAAGGCCGCACCAGCCTTATTCTGACCCGGGACCACAGCTTTGCGCCAGAAGGTGCGGAGGTTGTACACTCGTTGGAAGAAGCCCTGGCAGAAGGCCTTAAAGAGGATGAGCTGATGGTGATCGGCGGAGCGGAGATCTACAGCCTAATGCTGCCTCATGCAGACAAGCTGCTGGTCACGCGGATTTACGCAGATATTGCGGGCGATACGAAGTTTCCGGAGGTCAACTGGAGCCAGTGGAGCGAAATTTCAAGTACACAAGGGATTCGCAATGAACAGAATCCTTATGATTACCGTTTTTTTGTATATGAACGCAGGGAGTAA
- the thyA gene encoding thymidylate synthase yields the protein MRNYLDLLQDILDNGTAKGDRTGTGTLSVFGRQLRFDLSKGFPLMTTKRIHLKSVVHELLWFLKGDTNTSYLKENGVSIWDEWADENGELGPVYGSQWRAWESKDGRHIDQIANVIESIKHNPDSRRHIVSAWNVGEIEQMKLPPCHFVFQFYVAGGKLSCMLTMRSVDTFLGLPFNIASYALLTHMVAQQTGLEVGEFVWSGGDVHIYTNHMEQVATQLAREPYALPKLNIRRVPDSIFDYTFEDFEFTDYIHHPGIKAPVAI from the coding sequence TTGCGTAATTACTTGGATTTATTACAGGATATACTGGACAACGGTACAGCCAAAGGCGACCGGACCGGTACAGGCACTTTGTCTGTATTCGGGCGTCAGCTCCGCTTCGATCTGTCGAAGGGATTTCCGCTGATGACCACCAAACGCATCCATCTGAAATCGGTGGTGCATGAGCTGCTCTGGTTCCTCAAAGGGGATACCAATACTTCTTATCTGAAGGAGAATGGAGTCTCTATCTGGGATGAATGGGCGGATGAGAACGGTGAGCTGGGACCGGTATACGGTTCGCAGTGGCGGGCCTGGGAGAGCAAGGACGGACGACATATCGATCAGATTGCGAATGTTATTGAGTCGATTAAGCATAATCCGGATTCCCGCCGTCATATCGTCAGTGCCTGGAATGTAGGTGAGATTGAGCAGATGAAGCTACCGCCATGCCATTTTGTGTTTCAGTTCTATGTAGCGGGCGGGAAGCTGTCCTGTATGCTTACCATGCGTTCTGTGGACACGTTCCTGGGTTTGCCTTTTAACATTGCCAGCTACGCGCTGCTCACCCATATGGTGGCCCAGCAGACTGGGCTTGAGGTTGGTGAATTTGTCTGGTCAGGCGGCGATGTGCACATATATACAAATCATATGGAGCAAGTGGCCACACAGCTCGCGCGGGAGCCTTACGCATTGCCGAAGCTGAATATCCGCCGGGTGCCTGACAGTATTTTTGATTATACGTTTGAGGACTTCGAGTTTACCGACTATATCCATCATCCGGGGATCAAAGCGCCGGTTGCTATATAA
- the lpdA gene encoding dihydrolipoyl dehydrogenase, translating to MVVGDASIEIDTLVIGAGPGGYVAAIRAAQLGQKVIIVDKSELGGVCLNRGCIPSKALISAAHQFEAAQHGEVFGVTAENVKVDWAKTQEFKNGVVKRMTSGVTSLMKGNKIEVFSGEAMFISTNEARLFNDHESPRYKFNNCIIATGSRPIELKPFPFGGRILSSTEALDLPEIPKSMIVIGGGYIGAELGQMYSKFGTKVTIIEGLDTVLPGFDKDMTRLVAKNMAKTGIEIVTNAKAESAVQNDKEVTVKYSVGGESKEVTADYLLVTVGRRPNTDGELGLDLIGVELDERGLVKVDHQGRTNIPNIFAIGDIVPGLALAHKASYEGKIAAEAISGHKSVVDYKVMPAVVFTDPECSSVGLTEKEAKDKGYAVKSGKFPFAGNGRAVSLNAPEGFIKIVAKSDNNQVLGAQIVGIEASNLIAELGLAIEMGATLEDIALTIHAHPTLGEIVMEAAELVEGHPIHVIK from the coding sequence ATGGTAGTCGGAGACGCTTCAATCGAAATCGACACATTGGTAATTGGTGCAGGTCCCGGCGGGTATGTGGCGGCAATCCGTGCCGCCCAGCTTGGCCAAAAGGTGATCATTGTAGATAAATCGGAACTCGGCGGCGTGTGCTTGAACCGCGGCTGTATTCCTTCCAAGGCGCTGATCTCGGCAGCTCATCAGTTCGAAGCTGCACAGCACGGCGAGGTATTCGGTGTTACTGCCGAGAACGTCAAAGTGGACTGGGCCAAAACCCAGGAGTTCAAAAACGGCGTTGTCAAAAGAATGACTTCGGGTGTAACCAGCCTGATGAAAGGCAACAAAATTGAAGTATTCAGCGGTGAAGCTATGTTCATCAGCACAAACGAAGCCCGTTTGTTCAATGATCATGAATCCCCGCGCTACAAATTCAACAACTGTATCATCGCAACGGGCTCCCGTCCGATTGAATTGAAGCCTTTCCCGTTCGGCGGACGCATTCTGTCCTCGACAGAAGCACTTGATCTGCCGGAAATTCCGAAGAGCATGATTGTTATCGGCGGCGGCTATATCGGCGCAGAGCTTGGTCAGATGTACTCCAAATTCGGAACCAAAGTAACCATCATTGAAGGTCTGGACACGGTTCTGCCTGGCTTTGACAAAGACATGACCCGTCTGGTTGCCAAAAATATGGCGAAGACCGGTATTGAAATTGTGACTAACGCCAAAGCTGAAAGTGCTGTTCAGAACGACAAGGAAGTAACCGTGAAGTACTCCGTGGGCGGCGAGTCCAAAGAAGTAACTGCCGATTACCTGCTGGTTACTGTAGGCCGTCGTCCTAACACTGACGGTGAACTGGGTCTGGATCTGATCGGTGTTGAGCTGGACGAACGCGGTCTGGTCAAAGTCGACCACCAGGGACGCACTAATATTCCTAATATCTTTGCCATCGGCGACATCGTTCCCGGTCTTGCTCTGGCACATAAGGCTTCTTACGAAGGTAAAATTGCGGCTGAAGCAATTTCCGGTCACAAATCGGTTGTTGACTACAAGGTTATGCCTGCAGTAGTATTCACAGATCCTGAATGCTCCAGCGTAGGCCTGACTGAGAAAGAAGCGAAGGACAAGGGCTATGCTGTGAAGAGCGGCAAATTCCCGTTCGCAGGCAACGGCCGTGCCGTTTCCCTGAATGCTCCGGAAGGCTTCATCAAGATTGTGGCTAAGAGCGACAATAATCAGGTGCTCGGCGCGCAAATCGTCGGTATCGAAGCTTCCAACCTGATCGCTGAGCTGGGTCTGGCCATTGAAATGGGCGCTACGCTCGAAGATATCGCCCTGACCATCCACGCGCATCCGACCCTTGGCGAAATCGTCATGGAAGCGGCTGAGCTGGTAGAAGGACACCCGATTCACGTGATCAAATAA
- a CDS encoding 2-oxo acid dehydrogenase subunit E2 → MAKFEYRFPELGEGLHEGEIIKMHIKAGDKVTDDDIVMEVQNDKAVVEVPCPVNGTVLEVFTKDGQVCRVGEVVAIIDAEGEVPEQEGGHPAEQASQEADAAKGGADTTSSPAASSPATGGTSNFEYKFPELGEGLHEGEIIKMHIKVGDKITDDDIIMEVQNDKAVVEVPSPVNGTVVEVFTKDGQVCRVGEVVAIIAAEGDVPQQEGGHAEASGAQAAAPSQAPAAAAAAPAPNREVLATPSVRKFARDKSVDISQVNGSGKNGKITLEDVEAFLKGGSAAPAASAAPAAASAPAAATEAPKAKAAAPTASGNANLEEERVPFKGIRKAIANAMVKSAYTAPHVTIMDEVDVTELVAFRARMKPVAEKKGVKVTYLPFIVKALVAASRQFPALNAMIDEATNEIVYKKYYNIGIATDTDNGLIVPVIKDADRKSIWMIASAITDLAVRGRDGKLAPNEMKGSTISISNIGSAGGMFFTPIINFPEVAILGTGRITEKPVVKNGEIVAAPVMALSLSFDHRIIDGATAQNFMNYIKTLLANPDMLVMEV, encoded by the coding sequence GTGGCAAAATTTGAGTACCGGTTCCCTGAGCTGGGCGAAGGTCTGCATGAAGGCGAAATTATCAAAATGCATATCAAAGCCGGCGATAAAGTAACCGATGACGATATCGTAATGGAAGTTCAGAATGACAAGGCAGTAGTAGAGGTTCCTTGTCCGGTTAACGGCACAGTGCTTGAAGTCTTCACCAAAGACGGCCAAGTATGCCGTGTGGGTGAAGTAGTGGCAATTATTGATGCAGAAGGCGAAGTTCCTGAACAGGAAGGCGGCCATCCTGCAGAACAGGCTTCCCAGGAAGCAGATGCAGCTAAAGGCGGAGCAGATACAACGTCATCTCCGGCAGCCAGCAGCCCTGCAACAGGCGGAACCAGTAACTTTGAATATAAGTTCCCTGAACTCGGCGAAGGTCTGCATGAAGGGGAAATCATCAAGATGCACATCAAGGTCGGCGACAAAATCACCGACGATGATATCATCATGGAAGTGCAGAATGATAAGGCTGTAGTTGAAGTTCCTTCTCCTGTCAACGGTACCGTAGTAGAAGTGTTCACCAAAGACGGTCAAGTATGCCGTGTAGGCGAAGTGGTGGCAATCATTGCTGCAGAAGGCGATGTTCCTCAGCAGGAAGGCGGCCATGCAGAAGCGTCTGGTGCACAGGCAGCAGCTCCTTCCCAGGCTCCGGCAGCAGCGGCAGCAGCTCCGGCTCCTAACCGTGAAGTGCTGGCAACCCCTAGCGTACGCAAATTTGCCCGTGATAAGAGTGTTGACATCTCTCAGGTCAATGGCTCCGGCAAGAACGGCAAGATCACACTTGAAGATGTAGAAGCCTTCCTGAAGGGCGGATCAGCAGCACCTGCGGCATCGGCGGCTCCTGCGGCGGCATCTGCACCTGCAGCAGCAACAGAAGCTCCAAAAGCTAAGGCAGCAGCACCAACAGCTTCCGGCAATGCAAACCTTGAAGAAGAACGCGTACCATTCAAGGGTATCCGTAAAGCCATTGCCAATGCTATGGTTAAATCGGCATACACAGCACCGCATGTTACCATTATGGACGAAGTGGATGTTACGGAGCTTGTAGCCTTCCGCGCCCGCATGAAACCTGTAGCCGAGAAGAAAGGCGTGAAGGTAACTTACCTTCCGTTCATCGTGAAGGCACTCGTTGCAGCTTCCCGTCAATTCCCTGCGCTTAACGCTATGATTGATGAAGCAACGAACGAAATTGTCTACAAGAAATACTACAACATCGGTATCGCTACAGATACAGACAACGGTCTGATCGTTCCTGTAATCAAAGACGCTGACCGCAAGAGCATCTGGATGATCGCAAGCGCGATTACAGATCTGGCAGTCCGCGGACGCGACGGCAAACTGGCTCCGAATGAAATGAAAGGCAGCACCATTTCGATCAGCAACATCGGTTCCGCAGGCGGTATGTTCTTCACCCCAATTATCAACTTCCCTGAAGTTGCAATTCTGGGTACGGGACGCATCACTGAGAAGCCGGTCGTTAAGAATGGCGAAATCGTCGCTGCTCCTGTTATGGCCTTGTCCTTGAGCTTTGACCACCGTATTATCGATGGTGCAACCGCTCAGAACTTCATGAATTACATTAAGACCCTGCTTGCAAATCCTGATATGTTAGTTATGGAGGTGTAA